In Arthrobacter sp. QXT-31, one genomic interval encodes:
- the groL gene encoding chaperonin GroEL (60 kDa chaperone family; promotes refolding of misfolded polypeptides especially under stressful conditions; forms two stacked rings of heptamers to form a barrel-shaped 14mer; ends can be capped by GroES; misfolded proteins enter the barrel where they are refolded when GroES binds): protein MAKIIAFDEEARRGLERGLNTLADAVKVTLGPRGRNVVLEKKWGAPTITNDGVSIAKEIELDDPYEKIGAELVKEVAKKTDDVAGDGTTTATVLAQALVKEGLRNVAAGADPLSLKRGIEKAVEAVTAELLDSAKEIETKEEIAATASISAGDDEIGALIAEALDKVGKEGVITVEESNTFGLELELTEGMRFDKGYISAYFVTDTERQETVLEDPYILIVNSKISNVKELVAVLEKVMQSNKPLLIIAEDIEGEALATLIVNKIRGTFKSVAVKAPGFGDRRKAQLADIAILTGGQVIAEEVGLKLETAGLDLLGKARKVVVTKDETTIVEGAGDADQIAGRVSQIRSEIENSDSDYDREKLQERLAKLAGGVAVIKAGAATEVELKERKHRIEDAVRNAKAAVEEGIVAGGGVALIQAGAKAFANLQLEGDEATGANIVRVAIDAPLKQIAFNAGLEPGVVVDKVRGLPAGHGLNAASGEYVDLLAAGVNDPVKVTRSALQNAASIAGLFLTTEAVVADKPEKAAPAVGGGDEMGGMGGF, encoded by the coding sequence ATGGCCAAGATCATTGCATTTGATGAAGAGGCTCGCCGCGGTCTTGAGCGGGGCCTGAACACCCTCGCCGACGCCGTCAAGGTCACCCTCGGCCCGCGTGGCCGCAACGTCGTCCTCGAAAAGAAGTGGGGCGCCCCCACGATCACCAACGATGGTGTCTCCATCGCCAAGGAGATCGAGCTGGACGATCCCTACGAGAAGATCGGCGCCGAGCTGGTCAAGGAAGTTGCCAAGAAGACGGATGACGTCGCTGGCGACGGCACCACCACGGCCACCGTCCTGGCCCAGGCACTGGTCAAGGAAGGCCTGCGCAACGTCGCGGCCGGCGCTGACCCGCTGTCCCTCAAGCGCGGCATCGAGAAGGCCGTCGAGGCCGTCACCGCAGAACTGCTGGACTCCGCCAAGGAAATCGAAACCAAGGAAGAGATCGCAGCCACGGCTTCCATCTCCGCCGGTGACGACGAGATCGGCGCCCTGATTGCTGAAGCCCTCGACAAGGTGGGCAAGGAAGGCGTCATCACGGTCGAGGAGTCCAACACCTTCGGCCTCGAGCTGGAGCTCACCGAAGGCATGCGCTTCGACAAGGGCTACATCTCCGCCTACTTCGTCACGGACACCGAGCGCCAGGAAACGGTCCTCGAGGACCCGTACATCCTGATCGTCAACTCCAAGATCTCCAACGTCAAGGAACTGGTTGCTGTCCTCGAGAAGGTCATGCAGTCCAACAAGCCGCTGCTGATCATCGCCGAAGACATCGAGGGCGAGGCCCTGGCCACCCTGATCGTCAACAAGATCCGCGGCACCTTCAAGTCCGTCGCCGTCAAGGCCCCGGGCTTCGGTGACCGCCGCAAGGCGCAGCTGGCCGACATCGCCATCCTCACCGGCGGACAGGTCATCGCCGAGGAAGTCGGCCTCAAGCTCGAGACCGCCGGCCTCGACCTCCTGGGCAAGGCACGCAAGGTTGTCGTGACCAAGGACGAGACCACCATCGTCGAGGGTGCAGGCGACGCAGACCAGATCGCCGGCCGCGTTTCCCAGATCCGTTCCGAGATCGAAAACTCCGACTCCGACTACGACCGCGAGAAGCTGCAGGAGCGCCTGGCCAAGCTGGCCGGCGGCGTTGCAGTCATCAAGGCCGGTGCCGCCACGGAGGTCGAGCTCAAGGAGCGCAAGCACCGCATTGAGGACGCTGTCCGCAACGCCAAGGCTGCCGTCGAAGAGGGCATCGTTGCCGGTGGTGGCGTGGCCCTGATCCAGGCCGGCGCCAAGGCATTCGCCAACCTGCAGCTCGAAGGCGACGAGGCAACCGGTGCGAACATCGTCCGCGTTGCCATCGACGCCCCGCTGAAGCAGATCGCCTTCAACGCTGGCCTCGAGCCCGGCGTTGTGGTTGACAAGGTCCGCGGCCTGCCCGCCGGCCACGGCCTGAACGCAGCATCCGGTGAATACGTCGACCTGCTGGCTGCCGGCGTGAACGACCCCGTCAAGGTGACCCGCTCTGCCCTGCAGAACGCGGCTTCCATCGCCGGTCTGTTCCTCACCACCGAGGCCGTTGTGGCCGACAAGCCGGAGAAGGCTGCTCCGGCCGTCGGCGGCGGCGACGAGATGGGCGGCATGGGCGGCTTCTAG
- a CDS encoding ABC transporter substrate-binding protein, which translates to MARRTGFRGPAAWGAAGWCAAAVLALGACSGSGDNARTAPAEASGDGTLRIGLILDNTGPQAFLNAAQLAAAKLAVQEINAAGGHKGRPVELLPEATGGDTAAQARELVNAKADAVIGPTDSSRAPAAIDVLSKARITLISPANTAPELSSYKSGGYYFRTAASDIAQAPVLVKVAKDAGAKSLAVVYEDSSYGEELSAAVSAAAKAGGLDPVTLTGFKAGEAGQSAAAARDAAPDAVVLIARDGAQGAIAELANAGLPGNKLILGDGAFRQYGSALGSKALEGARALVPGVFPSAHFQAELVAIDEGLKDMTFAAESYDAVNLAALAAAAAEDDAGASIAGALISVSGGTSGSRASVSPSGPATVCSTYKDCLAAIRDGKAIDYDGESGPVRFDANGDVTAAKYMVFTYGADNKAKLTGSEAAGRSAG; encoded by the coding sequence GTGGCACGCCGCACAGGTTTCCGGGGCCCTGCTGCCTGGGGTGCCGCCGGCTGGTGTGCCGCCGCCGTGCTGGCGCTCGGCGCCTGCTCCGGTTCCGGGGACAATGCCCGGACGGCTCCGGCTGAAGCCAGCGGCGACGGAACCCTGCGGATCGGGCTGATCCTCGACAACACCGGGCCCCAGGCCTTCCTGAACGCCGCCCAGCTGGCCGCTGCCAAACTGGCCGTCCAGGAGATCAACGCGGCGGGCGGGCACAAGGGCCGGCCCGTGGAGCTGCTGCCCGAAGCAACCGGCGGCGACACAGCCGCCCAGGCCCGTGAACTGGTCAATGCCAAGGCCGACGCCGTCATCGGCCCCACCGATTCGAGCCGCGCACCCGCCGCCATCGACGTGCTGTCCAAAGCCAGGATCACACTCATCTCACCGGCCAACACCGCCCCGGAGCTCAGCAGCTACAAGAGCGGCGGCTACTACTTCCGCACAGCCGCGTCGGACATTGCCCAGGCGCCCGTCCTGGTCAAGGTGGCCAAGGACGCCGGAGCCAAGAGCCTCGCGGTGGTCTATGAGGACAGCAGCTACGGCGAAGAACTGTCTGCGGCCGTTTCTGCTGCGGCCAAGGCAGGCGGGCTGGACCCCGTGACCCTCACCGGCTTCAAGGCGGGCGAGGCCGGGCAGTCTGCGGCCGCTGCCCGCGACGCGGCGCCGGACGCCGTCGTCCTCATTGCCCGGGACGGCGCGCAGGGTGCCATCGCCGAGCTCGCCAATGCCGGGCTGCCGGGCAACAAACTCATCCTGGGCGACGGCGCCTTCAGGCAGTACGGTTCCGCCCTCGGCTCCAAGGCGCTGGAGGGGGCGCGCGCCCTGGTGCCCGGCGTCTTCCCCTCGGCGCACTTCCAGGCTGAACTGGTGGCCATCGACGAGGGTCTCAAGGACATGACGTTCGCGGCTGAGTCCTATGACGCCGTGAACCTCGCGGCCCTGGCCGCCGCCGCGGCAGAGGACGACGCCGGTGCCTCCATTGCCGGTGCGCTCATCTCCGTCTCCGGCGGCACGTCCGGCAGCCGTGCGTCCGTCTCGCCGTCCGGCCCGGCGACCGTCTGTTCCACGTACAAGGACTGCCTGGCGGCAATACGGGACGGAAAGGCCATTGACTACGACGGCGAGTCCGGCCCCGTCCGCTTTGATGCCAACGGAGACGTCACCGCGGCGAAGTACATGGTGTTCACCTACGGCGCCGACAACAAGGCCAAGCTCACAGGCAGCGAGGCCGCCGGCAGGTCTGCGGGCTGA
- a CDS encoding cold-shock protein has protein sequence MALGTVKWFNAEKGYGFITVDESGDDVFVHWSAIQTDGYRSLDEGQRVELEVGEGEKGPQAEMVRPV, from the coding sequence ATGGCATTGGGAACCGTGAAGTGGTTCAACGCCGAGAAGGGCTACGGCTTCATTACCGTCGACGAGTCAGGCGACGACGTCTTTGTGCACTGGTCGGCCATTCAGACTGACGGCTACCGGTCGCTTGACGAGGGCCAGCGCGTGGAGCTGGAAGTCGGCGAAGGTGAAAAGGGTCCGCAGGCAGAAATGGTCCGGCCCGTCTAG
- a CDS encoding LytR C-terminal domain-containing protein produces the protein MTNFARDEFDRVPEVSSRQGVHRAVAAPSRPKLWPILSVGIGALAVGLVAFLLLPQLGFQPVIAPPSAAAAGTSASASATSTPSASATPSAIASASPSTSASEPASPSAVEPATSETIAPAAADKSQPVDIFNGTLTSGLAGRVGATVQSDGWVLGEVANWQGAPQQQSVIFYSAAHRANAEALGALLNIPTLVESADFETSVAVVLGPGYQ, from the coding sequence ATGACTAATTTTGCTCGGGACGAATTCGACAGGGTGCCTGAGGTCTCCTCCCGGCAGGGCGTTCACCGCGCCGTTGCCGCGCCGTCCCGCCCGAAGTTGTGGCCGATCCTGTCCGTGGGTATCGGGGCGCTCGCAGTGGGCCTGGTTGCTTTCCTCCTGCTGCCGCAGCTCGGTTTCCAGCCCGTCATCGCACCGCCGTCGGCCGCGGCGGCCGGCACTTCCGCGTCGGCAAGTGCAACGTCGACGCCCTCTGCAAGTGCGACACCCAGCGCCATTGCGTCGGCGTCACCGTCCACCTCTGCCTCCGAGCCCGCCTCCCCTTCCGCCGTGGAGCCTGCCACCTCGGAAACCATCGCCCCTGCGGCTGCCGACAAGTCACAGCCCGTCGACATCTTCAACGGAACGCTCACCTCCGGCCTGGCAGGACGGGTGGGTGCCACGGTCCAGTCCGACGGCTGGGTGCTCGGCGAGGTGGCCAACTGGCAGGGCGCGCCCCAGCAGCAGTCAGTAATCTTCTACTCCGCCGCCCACCGCGCCAACGCCGAGGCGCTCGGTGCATTGCTGAACATCCCGACCCTGGTGGAAAGCGCGGACTTCGAAACGTCCGTGGCAGTGGTGCTGGGTCCCGGCTACCAGTAG
- a CDS encoding DUF3263 domain-containing protein, whose product MAEPLQDHLAAQESHQDSGQDAEQDAMTGHGLRSGSLLDDFKLRDSPLSEREQQILALERQWWKYAGAKEQAIRELFDLSATHYYQILNALIDTEHALAHDPMLVKRLRRLRTSRQRARTARRLGSDA is encoded by the coding sequence GTGGCCGAGCCGTTGCAGGACCACCTCGCAGCTCAGGAATCACACCAGGATTCAGGGCAGGACGCTGAGCAGGATGCAATGACGGGGCACGGGCTGCGCAGCGGCTCGCTGCTGGACGACTTCAAGCTCCGGGACTCGCCGCTGAGCGAGCGTGAGCAGCAGATCCTCGCCCTCGAACGGCAGTGGTGGAAGTACGCTGGAGCCAAGGAACAGGCCATCCGGGAGCTCTTTGACCTGTCCGCCACGCACTACTACCAGATCCTCAATGCCCTGATCGATACCGAGCATGCGCTGGCCCACGACCCCATGCTGGTGAAGAGATTGCGTAGACTACGTACGTCACGTCAGCGGGCCCGCACTGCACGCCGCCTTGGATCTGACGCGTAA